The genomic region CAAATATGGCAAAAAAATTTCAATACATTTTGCTAAAAATATTTAAAATTAAGTATTACCCAACAATTATAAAAATAATATAAAGTGTTAACATTTTTAAAAGAGGTTTAATCTAATGGACACTTTAACAAATACTATTAACTCAAAAGTAAATTGTTTAAATCTAGATATTGAGGAATTGCTATATACGGAACTTTCATTTATAACAAATCAAATAAAATACGATTTTAGACAAAATTCTCTAAATAACCTTTCAAAATATATTGAAAAATTAGATGAAATCAAAACGCTTAAACACGGCATAACATCATATATAAATTCCTACGATTTTTCTGCAAATCTCGATTTTACAGAAACATCAAATGATATAGAAAATGCAATAGCTACATCTGGAAATGTGTATATAAAACCAAATATTCAGAAAATAAGCAATATCCCAACATCATACTCAAATATTCCAGATAATAATTACTATTTTTATAATTTTAATGCTGACTACGGGGAAACGGATAAAAGTCTAAATCTTGTCTATAAATTAATAAAGATTGAAGACTTCGACTTGTTTCCATTAAAAATAAGTGGATTAAAATTATTTGATAATATTTTTCTTGGACAAACCTTTAGAGATTCAATGAAAAAATTGTTCTCTTTTTTATTCATGCTAAATGAATTACCAATCATAGAAATTTGTAATAAACAATCAGAATATTTTTCAAACTCTGCTGCTAATATGAATAAGCCTATTATGCTCAAAGAAAATGAATGTTATTTCGAGTCAAATGTAGATGAAGATGAGGCTATAGAAATGATAAAAACATTTTTAAATCATATAGACATTGATTTATCAGCTTGCAAAGTTTTAATGAATTGTTCTATTGACAAGGAAAATGAACATTATATAACAATTGTTTTATAAAATAAAGGCAACATATACGTATATGTTGCCTTTAACTTTAAAGCTTATTATTTAATTACAAGCTTAATATTCAATATCTAATATACATATAGCATCGTCTTCCAAAAAGTAATAAACAAACTCAACCATGTATTCATTCTCTAAACGAATTCTTATTTTGTAATATATATTCCCTAAAAAGTCAAACACATCTCTATATATATATTCAATAATATCATAATTTAAAATATCCTGAACCTTCTCTAAAAATATATCTTCATCTTTAAACTTCTTACATAAAAGAGTGTCCAATACCTCCACTAAAACTTCCCCCTTATATCGATAATAATACAAGTCTAATTGCTAAATATGTAAATTTTAAATTATTATTAATAATAATTTCATTATAACATAATATTTAAAAATTTTCCATGTATTAGAATAAAATCATTTTATTTCTAACTTCCTCACTAACCTTATCGCCTCGCAACAATGACAATAACTTAAATCCAAAATCAAATATAGATCCAGCACAATTAGATGTTATTATCTTATTATTTATTACAACCTTCTCTTTCAAATATATACCATTCTTTACAAACTGCTCAAATCCTTCATAACAAGTAAATTTATTATTCTCAAGTAAACCAGCATCACCTAAAATTACAGGAGCTGCACAAATAGCTGATAAATATTTATTATTTGAATACATATATTCAATCAATTCGTATATTGGTTTAAATTTCCTTATTTCCTCAACTCCACCGACTCCGCCTGGAAATATTGCCATCTCATAATCTGCAAAATTAATATCAAAAAACAGCTTATCACATATAATTTTTATGTCATGTGCACCAAATACTTCTAAAGAATCCGTTATAGATACCATGTGCACATCAACATTTCCTCTCCTTAAAATATCTACAACACTAATAGACTCGAGTTCCTCAAATCCCTTTGCAATAAAAATACAAACCTTCATTAGTTAATCACCACTTTTAAATAAATTTTAATATATAAATAATTGCTTAACTATGATATAATTAAGTAAGTTACAAGTTATGTTTTAGGTAGCTTCCATATATTATTAATTAAAACATATTCTTCTCCTACTTTAACCTAAAACATATCGTGTAACTTTAATTTATTCCACTTGATCCAAATCCATTAGATCCTCTGTCAGTATCATTATTTATATAATCTACTTTACATATTTTAACATTATATGTAGGTTTTAATACTAGTTGTGCAACCTTCATTCCTTCTTTAATCATAAAATCTTGTTTCCCATGATTTATAATTACTATTTTAACCTCTCCTCTATATCCTTCATCTATAGTTCCCGGAGCATTTAATACAGTTATCTGATTATTTAGTGCAAGCCCACTCTTAGGTCTAACTTGAATTTCCGTGTTTTTAGGCAATTCTAATACTAGTCCAATAGATATCAATTCACTTTCTCCACTTTTAATCAATTTATCTTCTACAGAAAACACATCCATTCCAGCATCACCAGGATTTGCGAATTCTGGTAATTTAGAGTTTGGATATAATAGTTTAACTTTTAATTCATACATGTTCATCTACCTAACCTATGTTCTTTTTATTATATAGTAATCCTTAATCTTGTTTAAAACTACCCTTAATTAATAAATTTATTTTAAAAATACATTACTCCCACCTGATGATAATTTTCTCATATCCAAATTAAAATTGTTAATCCTAATCTCTATACAATCATCAATAAACCTGACGTTATTAATATCTAAATCTAAATCCAAATTTCCAAATGCTTTCAATAAATCCTTAACAAATATTTTTATAGGAACATGCTCTATATTAATCCCTGGAAAAACACAATTTATTATCTTTACTTGTATATATAATAAATTCTCTCTTAAGTCCTTTATATTTAAAGAAACATCCCCTAACTCAAATGAACCAATTATTATTCCTTTTAAATAAATAGCTTGACTCACATCTATGCCAGAAATCATAAAATTCCCGCTTTTTACAAAATCTCTTACAAAAGACATTATATCATCACCTGAAAGTCTCAATATCGTCTGCGTAAGCTTCAAAAATATCCCTCCATTTTTATTTAAATTCTTATTTTTAGAATTAATATTTATATTAATATCTTTTGAAATAATATGAATAAACCCTTTTTTAACAACTATATTTTTAAGATTAAACCTTAAATTTGAATTCTTCATCAAATTATTTAAATCTATAACAAAAGTATGTTTATCTAATTTATTTTCATCTATGAGGTCTGTATGGAAAAACCTTATAAAAATATCAACTATAGATTTTGGAATATATATACCCTTAAAACTTATTTTTGTTATTCTAATTTGAATTTTATTATTATAAACTCCATGTATTTTCAAATGTACACTTAAATTTCTAAATATTTTATAACTAATATTTTTTATTTGTATTTCATCAGTAATCTTAATTTCTTTTATAGAAATATTTTTATTTGCTATGAACCTCATTAAAATATCTGTTAAATCTCTTTCACTGACTAAAATAGAAATATCAGTTAATTTCATTGATCATCTCCTGAGTCAAAAAATAAAAAGCACATACCTTATATATTTAGATATATGCTTATCTTCTATATTCTTATTCTCTATATTAAAACTATTTTTCTTTTACTTCTCCCTTTAACTGTTTCTCTAAAGATTTAAACTTAACGTTTGTAAACATCTTTTCAATTATAATTCTTATAGATTTACTCATATCTTCTGTTTTTAAAATCTTATTAAAATCACTCAACCACAAATTAAGACTTTGGTCACTTGGACTATTTCCAAAAACTATATTATATATAATTTTTATTCTTTCTGGATTATCTATGTATTTCTTATCAAATTCTTCATCTTTAATTATGGTAAAAATAAAATTTCTAAGATCAACTTCTTCATTTTTTAATTTGTTATACCAAAGCCAAAACTCATCCTCACTTGGAAACTCAATACTGTTCTCATTCTTGTCTACTCCATTTTTTATATTTATGTAACTATATGAAATAAAATTTTTGATATCATCTTCAGATTTTTTACACTTAAATTCTGGTAAATTTATTTTAACACATTCATCTTTGTCATTTTTAAGTTCTATCTTTAAATCTTTGTAAGTCTTAAGCGGAACCAATTTATTAATCAAAATATGATCGCCTTCAACTTTAACTTCGAGTTTTGAAATTGCACACAATACTTGATTAATTTTAAAAGAATCATCGATATTATGCTTAAACTTTATATTTCCATCTCCAAATTCAATAGAATTTATATCTACAAAACTACCTTCTTCCTCATCATCCTTAATCTCTTCTTTATTTATAATCTTCTCAGCAATATCATATTGATTATCTTTATTTTCATTTTCTTTAATATTATTAAATTCTAATACAAGAGATTCCCGTGTTCCATCTTTTAAGTAATAATTTAAATATATAAAATATGAGTTATTTGGTTCAAAAGCTATTTGATCTGAAATAATTATTTCACCATTTTCATTTTTTACAATATTTAAAATTGGTTTGTTTAACAATTGATTTCCTGTCAATTTATTTTTTATTCCAACAATATCTATATTTCCATCAATATTTAAATGCTTAGAATCAAGAACTAAATTATTTTCATTTGTAAAATGTCCAGTAACAAATTTTATATCATTATTTTCTTCAACTAGTATTGGTATAATTTCATCAAACTTCACTCCGTTTATCTTAACTTTAATTCCATATTTATATTCGCTAACTATTGCACCCTTTAATTTTATAATTCCTTTTTTGGAATTTAATTTTGTTCCTTTATCCTTATCTATCAAATTAAAATTAATGTCATCTAAATTAAAAACACTATCTATCTCTATTAAATCATGATTACTAATGCAATCTATGTTTTTAAAACAAACTTCTACTTCATGACTTGTATTTTTACTTTTAGCAATTGCACCCTTAAAAGATATATTGTTGTTAACAGTTACTTTCAAAACATTATCAAGCTCGATATCATTAATTTTAAATCTCACAAAATAATTATTTTTTGTATCTAACGTTTGATTTATAAATATGCTCCCATTTAACCTTTCTATTGCAGTATTGTAATTAGACTTTAAAAGATTTTTTGCATCTCCTCCATCTCTAAAAACTCCAATTACCTTGACAATATCAGTTATTTTTAATCCCTTAGCATGATCTAAAGATATAAAAATTTTATTGCTTATAACATCTGTTAGTGCACTTGCATTTGATAAATCCACAGGAATAACTTCAACACCAAATCCATTCATAACAAATCCATTTATTTTAAGTATAAGTTCATATGCATTTCCTGCTTCAATTCTTCCAAGTATATCAATCGTATTAACTTTATTTGTTAATTTACATGGAGAAATCAAATTTTTCTCTTTATCTTTAATATCATGTAAAGATACAACTTCTATAACATCATCTTTACTTAAATTATTAATTCCACTTAAATCAACTCTTAAATCTTTTCCTATTTTCTCAATTGCAGTTGCCTTAATTTTTGAAGCATCAATATCCCTGATATTTACATCACAAGCATCATGCTGATCCAAATCAATACCATTAACTCTTAATCTTGCTTTATATTTTTTACCTTGACATAAAGTAGTTTTTAATATTATCTCTCCCTGAAGATTTTTAATTTGATTTTGAGTATAATCAAGATTTAACAACATATTTTCACTAGGATTTGATTCATCATAAACACTCACAACATAAACGTTATCATTTATACCAATTCCGCTATTTTTGTCTATACATACATTTAACTTGTTAGACACTTGAGAAATTATACTTAACTTTACATTATCCTTAACACTTATTTCTCTATATATTGGATTAATATGAAATGAATCTATTCCAACTATTTCAGAACCCTTTTTTAACAATACAGTATATGTAGATGTAGTTAAATCATTTATATCATTTACTTGTATACTTGCCTTACCTTCCCCATCCAATTTAGAATTACCAATCTTTGAATCATTTCTAAAAACACTTACTTCTGAACCAGATAAAGAATTGGTTGTATCCTGAACCTCTAAGACATTTTTTGAATCATTATATGTAACCTTAATATCTAAAACTCTGTAACCATAATCAGTTTTATTTACAACTTTATACACCTGCCCAAGCTCTTTCGTATTTAAAATAATCGTATATGTATCATCATTTAAATTAGAAACAGGAACACCTGATGAATCCAAAAGAATTCTTCCATCATTTGAGAAGGTATACGAAATTGATTTATTAATAAGTTTAATATCTAAAATATTTATATTGCTTGGAATATTAATCAATTTGTATACAGTTCCACCATTTGATTGACTTTCATCTCTAACTATGCTGAGTCCTAAAGCACTAGTGATTTCTAATTTGCTTACTATTTTTGAAATTGAACTTACATTTAATTTGTTACCTATTAACATCATGAAAACCATCATACAAAAAACAAATGAATTAATTATATGTCGATATTTTATCTTCATTTAAACTACTCCTTTAAAATGTGGTTTGTTTTAGTATTATAATTTTATTAGATTATAATGAGTTAAAATTTTTTCCATATATAGAAACAAAAAGGCAAGTTGTTAAAATAATTAAACAACTTGCCTTAAATTATTAATTCTATTCTTCTTTATTTTCAACAACAGTTCTTAAGGATTCTTCAAAATCATTCTCTCCAGATGAAATTGAATCATCAATATAAAAACTATTTAAATAAGTTTCTATAAATTTTTCACAATTATCACGGATTTGCATTTCTATATCTAAAATATCTCCTCCACCTTGTAACACATTAAAAATAAAACTCGTCAAATCATAAAATCCATTCCAAAGTTTCCAATCGTCTGAACTCATAAACTCAGGACAAACTTTTCTGCTTGCATCATAATGCCTAACAAGCTTATCCATTGTCAAATCATGCTTAATTAAAAGTTCAGCAGCTAATCTAGCCATACCCAAAATATTATTTTTATGATCAGAATCCTTATTAACACACATTCCTATTCCAATGCTGTTATCATTTGTTATTCCATATTTTCCTCGGCCATCACCACAATGCCAAGATCTATATTCTTCACCTACAAGATTATAAATTTTATATTCATTATCTTCGTTTCCAACTAAATAATGATAACTCGCATTATCAGATACATTTTCAAAAAAATTATAATGCCTATCTAATCCAGCACCTTCGTCCCAATTACCTGTATCATGAACTACTATATATTCAATCTTCTTATTTTCTCTGTTTGAAAAATTATTAGATATTAATTTTTCCTTCAATAAATATTGTTTCATAATTCAACCTAAAAAAATTATTATTGTATATCATTAATATTTATAAAATATTTTTGATATTCATTTAATCTCCGTTAATTAAAAATTAGTTTCTCAGTAATCCTCTTCACCCTCACAACAAAATTTATAAATAATAGAGATAACCCTTCAGAAAATATTAAACTCATCCATATTCCAGTTAATCCAAATAATCTTGATAAAATTAACAGACTTATAGGGAGAAATATGAAAGATCTAAATATACAAATTACATTTGAATATCTCGGGATTTCCATCGCTTGATAATAAATACTTGTAGTCAAATTTATCCCTAAAATAAAAAATGCTAAATTTGACACATTAAGTCCAAAATACGCAATCCTTATAATTTCTAAATCAGATGTGAATATTTTAATTAAGTTATTTCCCCATATTAAACATATTAAGACATAAATAAAAGTCAACGAAAATCCAAATCTTTTTGAAAATCCATAAAACTTAAGCATATCCTTTCCATTCTTTTCACCAAAAGAATAACTTATAAGAGGTTGAACTCCAAAATTCATACCAAGAAGTACCATATAAATATTTGAATTTATATAATTTATAACACTAAAAGCCGTTAATGCCTTGCTACCAACAAAAAATATAAGAGCAATATTATAGAAAAATATAATCATAGAAAATGTTATTTCAGCAAGGAAAGATGGAAAACCAATCATTACTATGCTTTTTAAAACATCTGAGTTAAATGAAGCTCTTTTAAATCTCAATGCTCCCTTCTTAAAAATAAAATGGTTCATCAAAATTATTATAGTCATGATTTGTCCAATTCCAGTTGCTAAAGCTGCACCTTGTATTCCCCATTTGAATTTAAAAATAAAAATATAATCGAGCACTATATTTGTTATTGCTCCAAATATATTTGCAATCATTCCAAGTTTTGGATTACCATCATTCCTAACAAAACTATTTATAACAATCCCTATTAGATTAAAACTACAAAACAAAGAATAATATTTCAAATACTCTGATGAATAATATAAAATTTCATCTCGTGCCCCAACTAAATACATTATTTTATGACACCCAAATAAAGCAATTACACTTAAAAATAAACTTAACAGCACAATAAGTCTTATAGTTTGTCCAAAAATATTTTGTGCCTTAATCTCATTATTTTCCCCAAAACTTTTAGAAACAAGAGAACCTCCTCCAACTGCTATCATGGTAGCCAATCCAAAATACATTATAGTAATTGGCAAAACCATATTTACAGCAGCAAGTCCAGTATCTCCTATTCCTCTTCCAACAAAAATACCATCCATTATCGTATAAAGAGATGTCACTAACATAGCTATCATAGATGAAATTGAATATTTGAAAAATATTTTTACCATAATCTATCTCCAAATAAATAAATTTAAAACATCAATTTTCAAAGATAGTTTGTACAAATCATAAAATAAAATCCACTAAATTTTAAATAATTTAGTGGATTGAATCTACTTTGTTGTTTCACTTACTATTCTGTAATACGAATTTGATGTAATTTTGTATATAATCATATAAAATACAGCAAATACAATAAAACTACTTACTGTTGTTATAGCAAATAGTACCACATTATTAATACTAACTGTTAAAAGTAATCTACAAATAATTGGAAAAGCAAATACCAAATGTATAAATGCAATAATTAGTGGAAGAAAAAATACGGTTAAAAGTTGCGAATTAATACTCTTTCTAATTTCTTTCTTGGTCATACCAACTTTTTGCATAATTTCAAAGCGTGATTGATCCTCATATCCTTCTGAAATTTGCTTATAATAAATAATTAATACTGCTGCTGTGATAAATACAATACTTAAAATAATTCATATATAAAATACTGCTCCAAAAAGACTATTAAAACTTTCACGTTCAAATTCCTGACTTACTAAATAAACAGTTTTATATCTAAAATTTTCCTTAATTGATTCATCTGTAAAAATATTTAAAAAACTATTGTAAACTTCTATCTGTTTATTAACTTCTATTCCAGTATCAAAATTGTAAATAAAACTCATCCTAGCTAATTTTTCTCCATAAAAATCTGATAAATTATCAAAACTTTTAATAACACTTTCTATATCTGGCACAATTAATATTATATTGAATAACATATCAATTGCACTATCGCCAGTTTTAACAAAATTATCAATGTTCCTTTTAATATTAAATGTTTTCCCATTATTAAAAGAAATTTTATCATTCTTATAGCTATTTCTATACGAGTATAATAAAGCTTCTCCATCATTCAATGTTTCGTTTGTATTCATAACCTCATTGTAATCATCAAGTGAGACAAAGTTGATTGAATATGTACTTGTCCCATCTGATAAATTATAATTTCTTAAAGTCGTTTCAACATCACTACCATTAACTATTCCATAGATAGCAACATTGCGATAAAAATATCTATTTTCTGGTATAATATTACGATCTCTTAACTCAGTTGATAATTTATCTTTTAATTTCTTAATATTTTCATCTGAAAAACTATCTAATTCATCAAAACTAAACTCTAAATTAATGTCACGTGGATATCTTGTATTTATTGCATCTTCTTTTCCAAAATAAAGACAAGCTGTAGAAGCCATCATAACCAGAACCATTGTAGCTAAAATACAAATAGACGCAAGACCTGCTCCATTTCTTTTCATACGATAAATCATTGAAGAAACAGATATAAAATGATTTGTCTTATAATAGTACCTCCTTCTCTTTTTCAAAATACGCAAAAATACAACAGATCCTGAAATCATCGTAAAATATGTACCTATAATTACCATGATTACAGCAATGGAAAATATAAGAATTGCTTGAATAGGCTCTTGAATCGTAACTGATATATAATAAGCAACCACCAAAATTAAAATTCCCATGATACCAATGAACCAATTACCTTTTGGAGGTTTTTCTCCAACATTCTCACTTCGCATAAGATTAATTGCACTCGAAAATTGCACTTGACGGATTGAATTAATCAAAATCAAAATAAATATAATTCCAAAAACTTGAATAGTTCTTTCAATTGAAATAATTGAGATTGAAAAAGTATAATTTACAATACTACCCATAAGATTAACAAGTACAAGCTCAGCTAACTTCGAAAATATAATTCCTGCCAAAAGTCCAATACCAATTGATATAATTCCAATAATCAAAGTTTCCCAAAATAATATAATCCCTATATTTCCTTTTCCCATCCCAAGAATGTTATAAAGACCAAACTCCTTTTTTCTACGTCGTGCTAAAAAAGAATTTGTATAAAATAAAAAAATTCCAGAAAAAACTGCAATAACTTGACTGCCAAGGGAAAGAACTATTCTAATTGTTTCCCCACCTCTTAAATTATTCAGTATATCGCTCACTCCTAAAAACATAACAATATAAAACATCATTATCATGCCAATACAAGTAAAAATATATGGAACAAACATCCTCTTATTTTTTAGAATACTGCTTACAGCAAGTTTAGGGTAAAAACTCATTTTCATTTTCTTGTTCCTCCTGTTATGAGTAAAGTCAATGTATCTGAAATTTTTTGGTAAAATTGATCATCTGTATCATTACCACGATAAATCTGGTGAAATACTTCTCCATCTTTAATAAATAAAACACGATTTGCTACACTTGCAGCTCTAACTGAATGTGTTACCATTAGAATTGTTTGACCTATCTTGTTAACTTCTACAAAAAGACGAAGCAACTCATCGGTAGCTCTGGAATCTAATGCACCTGTCGGTTCATCAGCAAGAATTATTTTAGGATTGTTTATCATTGCTCGTGCAACAGCAGCTCTTTGCTTTTGACCTCCAGATACTTCATAGGGATACTTTTTAAGAAGATTATAAATTCCAAGTCGTTCTGAAATTGGTAACAAACGATCATGCATTTCCATGTAAGATTTCCCTGCAAGTACAAGAGGTAAATAAATATTATCCTCTAAAGTAAAAGTATCCAGCAAATTAAAATCCTGAAATACGAATCCAAGATTATCTCTCCGAAAATTTGCAATTAATGATTCTTTGATTTTAGAGATATCATTACCATCTAAAATAACATTTCCACTTGTTGGCTTATCAATTGCTGCCATAATATTCAAAAGAGTAGTCTTACCTGATCCAGATTCACCCATAATAGAAACAAACTCACCCTTCTCCACACTGAAATTTACATTTTTTAACACCTCAATTTTATTCCCTCCAAAACGAGTACTGTATACCTTTTTTAAACTATTTACTTCCAAAATACTCATAGATGTTGTTCCTCCACTCAATTTTATGATGTTATTTTAACAAAAAAGGGAAATGACTCACCATCGATTTGGCTTACATTTCCCAAGTTAGGTCTTACATTCTTGTAAGATGCTAATCATTTTTTAAATTATTCTGTTCTAGATTAATATGTACTGTTGTCCCTCTATAAAGTTCAGATGTAACATAGATATCAATCTCAAGATTATTACAAATTCGCTTACAAAGGTAAAGTCCAATCCCACTAGCCTTTTTATAAATCCTACCATTATATCCTGTATATCCTTTCTCAAAAATACGAGATAAGTCTTCTGATGCTATACCAATCCCAGTATCCTCAATACAAAGTATTGTATCTTTCATATAAATTTTAATACTCCCCTTACGAGTATACTTCAAAGCATTAGATAAGAGCTGATCAATTACAAAAGAAAACCATTTCTCATCTGTTACAATAATCTTTTCTATAGGTTCATATTCAATCCCAATCTTCCGATCAATAAACTCAGAAGCAAATCTCGTAATTGAATTCTTTATAATATTACCAACATCATGTTTCTTAAAAACATAGTCACTATAATCTGATTCAAGTCTCATAAATGCTAAAACCATTTCAACATATTGACTTATTTGTGATAAATCTGAGGATAATTTCCTAAAAATTGGAGTATCTTCATTTTGTAAAGTAAGTTGCATCGAAGTAATAGGTATCTTGATTTGATGTACCCATAAAGTATAATACTCCATAAGATTTTTGTAACGTTCAGTTGTAGATGCACTTAAATTCAAAACTTCATCTTTCAAAGATTCTATAACTTCTTGGTAATCATTATCTTCAATACATTCAATAGGTGGCATATAAGAAATCATATCAGCTGTTATTTTTTTCATTGTGACAATCTGATTATGTTTACGCACTTTATTTAAAAACCCTATACAAATAAATATAACACCAAAAATTAAACATATTAATGCTGGATATATAACAGCCTTAAGTGGAAGACGATATAAAATAAAACTAATAATGAACAATAAACAAAATAAAATCCAAATAAATATTCCTTTTTTATGTTGCTTTATGTATAGCAAAAATAATTTCATTGAAACCTCTCTCATTTTAATATCTTAATTATTTGTTTTGATAATTTTCCCAATTTCACTCAACAATATATCCAACACCAACTTTAGTAGTAATAAAATTTTCAAGTCCTGAAGAATCTAATTTCTTTCGTAATCTATTAACATTAACTGTTAATGTATTTTCATCAATAAAAGATTCTGTTTTCCATAACCTTTCCATAAGTTTTTCCCTACTCACAACCTTGCCTTTATTCTCCATAAGACATAAAAGGATTCGATATTCATTTTTTGTAAGAGTTATCGTGTTATTATTAATCATAAGCGTATTATCCTCCATATTTAAAAATGCACCCCTATGTTCTAACATTAAAATATTCGATGTAAAATCATAAGCTCTACGTAACATAGCTTGCACCTTTGCCACCAACACATTCATATCAAAAGGTTTAGCAATAAAATCATCTGCTCCCATATTCATTGCCATTACAATATTCATGTTATCAGATGCAGAAGATATAAATATAATCGGAACCTTTGAAATTTTTCGAATTTCCCCGCACCAATGATATCCATCAAAAAATGGAAGAGAAATATCAAGCAAAACAATATGTGGATTATAAAATTTAAAATCATTAAGAACAGTCCTAAAATCTTCTACAATATGTAAATCTAAATCCCACATCTTCATTTTATCTTTAATTGCATCAGCAATCCTAAAATCATCTTCAACAATTAATATCCTATACATTTTTTGAATACCATCTCCCACCAGAAATTTTCCCAAAAACATAATAAATTTAAGTTTAAAAATAAAAATACCGCAACTGACACATCACATCAATTACGGTATATTATGGCGCACCTAGCAGGGTTCG from Candidatus Arthromitus sp. SFB-mouse-Japan harbors:
- the dut gene encoding dUTP diphosphatase; protein product: MYELKVKLLYPNSKLPEFANPGDAGMDVFSVEDKLIKSGESELISIGLVLELPKNTEIQVRPKSGLALNNQITVLNAPGTIDEGYRGEVKIVIINHGKQDFMIKEGMKVAQLVLKPTYNVKICKVDYINNDTDRGSNGFGSSGIN
- a CDS encoding peptidoglycan recognition protein family protein gives rise to the protein MKQYLLKEKLISNNFSNRENKKIEYIVVHDTGNWDEGAGLDRHYNFFENVSDNASYHYLVGNEDNEYKIYNLVGEEYRSWHCGDGRGKYGITNDNSIGIGMCVNKDSDHKNNILGMARLAAELLIKHDLTMDKLVRHYDASRKVCPEFMSSDDWKLWNGFYDLTSFIFNVLQGGGDILDIEMQIRDNCEKFIETYLNSFYIDDSISSGENDFEESLRTVVENKEE
- a CDS encoding FtsX-like permease family protein, whose protein sequence is MKMSFYPKLAVSSILKNKRMFVPYIFTCIGMIMMFYIVMFLGVSDILNNLRGGETIRIVLSLGSQVIAVFSGIFLFYTNSFLARRRKKEFGLYNILGMGKGNIGIILFWETLIIGIISIGIGLLAGIIFSKLAELVLVNLMGSIVNYTFSISIISIERTIQVFGIIFILILINSIRQVQFSSAINLMRSENVGEKPPKGNWFIGIMGILILVVAYYISVTIQEPIQAILIFSIAVIMVIIGTYFTMISGSVVFLRILKKRRRYYYKTNHFISVSSMIYRMKRNGAGLASICILATMVLVMMASTACLYFGKEDAINTRYPRDINLEFSFDELDSFSDENIKKLKDKLSTELRDRNIIPENRYFYRNVAIYGIVNGSDVETTLRNYNLSDGTSTYSINFVSLDDYNEVMNTNETLNDGEALLYSYRNSYKNDKISFNNGKTFNIKRNIDNFVKTGDSAIDMLFNIILIVPDIESVIKSFDNLSDFYGEKLARMSFIYNFDTGIEVNKQIEVYNSFLNIFTDESIKENFRYKTVYLVSQEFERESFNSLFGAVFYI
- a CDS encoding FtsX-like permease family protein → MILSIVFITAAVLIIYYKQISEGYEDQSRFEIMQKVGMTKKEIRKSINSQLLTVFFLPLIIAFIHLVFAFPIICRLLLTVSINNVVLFAITTVSSFIVFAVFYMIIYKITSNSYYRIVSETTK
- a CDS encoding DJ-1 family glyoxalase III encodes the protein MKVCIFIAKGFEELESISVVDILRRGNVDVHMVSITDSLEVFGAHDIKIICDKLFFDINFADYEMAIFPGGVGGVEEIRKFKPIYELIEYMYSNNKYLSAICAAPVILGDAGLLENNKFTCYEGFEQFVKNGIYLKEKVVINNKIITSNCAGSIFDFGFKLLSLLRGDKVSEEVRNKMILF
- a CDS encoding ABC transporter ATP-binding protein encodes the protein MSILEVNSLKKVYSTRFGGNKIEVLKNVNFSVEKGEFVSIMGESGSGKTTLLNIMAAIDKPTSGNVILDGNDISKIKESLIANFRRDNLGFVFQDFNLLDTFTLEDNIYLPLVLAGKSYMEMHDRLLPISERLGIYNLLKKYPYEVSGGQKQRAAVARAMINNPKIILADEPTGALDSRATDELLRLFVEVNKIGQTILMVTHSVRAASVANRVLFIKDGEVFHQIYRGNDTDDQFYQKISDTLTLLITGGTRK
- a CDS encoding MATE family efflux transporter; this encodes MVKIFFKYSISSMIAMLVTSLYTIMDGIFVGRGIGDTGLAAVNMVLPITIMYFGLATMIAVGGGSLVSKSFGENNEIKAQNIFGQTIRLIVLLSLFLSVIALFGCHKIMYLVGARDEILYYSSEYLKYYSLFCSFNLIGIVINSFVRNDGNPKLGMIANIFGAITNIVLDYIFIFKFKWGIQGAALATGIGQIMTIIILMNHFIFKKGALRFKRASFNSDVLKSIVMIGFPSFLAEITFSMIIFFYNIALIFFVGSKALTAFSVINYINSNIYMVLLGMNFGVQPLISYSFGEKNGKDMLKFYGFSKRFGFSLTFIYVLICLIWGNNLIKIFTSDLEIIRIAYFGLNVSNLAFFILGINLTTSIYYQAMEIPRYSNVICIFRSFIFLPISLLILSRLFGLTGIWMSLIFSEGLSLLFINFVVRVKRITEKLIFN